The Pseudanabaena galeata CCNP1313 genome includes a region encoding these proteins:
- a CDS encoding M48 family metalloprotease: protein MSAPDSEFPQKAGRAAQAGASLATAKIAGNLALASSITITLLVGIVFSLVTATIFIVNSPNPILGFGVAVIVTIIINAIIFFVSPWIMDLTQGWLYHTRWVKIEEIERLSPESAHAIQRICSLKKLKQPRLGIIDDNNPTAFTYGALPDSARLVVSAGLFKYLDDDEAATVYAHELGHIVHWDFAVMTVASTLVQITYLLYVTIREIGKKVNDERAENAAMITAFIAYGFYIVGTYLLLYLSRTREYFADHFAAEQTGNPNALSRALVKIAYGIVQETETSKEPSRLLQGTRALGIYDAKAAASTGTAYQISSSPEKVGRLFLWDLFNPWGWWMELNSTHPLTGKRVRALSNYAEQLGLAMEFDMGRVVAEGKQLDKKRLYGTFYQDVLLYGAEFIAIVFGLAIGAVLVKSIGGIRAFIAIPLLLLGAVMIFKRAVMYPSSKNAPANDVITLMSDAYASPLRGQPVQLEGTLIGRGDAGYVFGSDLKLQDKTGMMYLLYASRWGPLGNFFFGMKRVQGLIGMETTAKGWFRRGIASWMDLELLSTTNGNKVSSHPAFWGLLWSIIFLVIGLLLFLTK, encoded by the coding sequence ATGTCCGCACCAGACTCAGAATTTCCCCAAAAAGCAGGGCGAGCCGCTCAAGCTGGCGCAAGTCTAGCCACAGCCAAAATCGCAGGTAATCTTGCCCTTGCTTCTAGTATTACGATCACCCTACTAGTAGGGATTGTATTTTCACTAGTTACCGCCACAATTTTTATCGTCAATAGCCCCAATCCGATCCTTGGATTTGGCGTTGCCGTAATTGTCACAATCATCATTAATGCGATTATCTTCTTTGTGTCACCTTGGATTATGGACTTAACCCAAGGTTGGCTCTATCACACACGCTGGGTGAAGATTGAAGAAATCGAACGTCTCAGCCCTGAATCAGCCCATGCGATTCAGCGTATTTGCAGTCTCAAAAAGCTAAAGCAGCCACGCCTTGGCATTATTGACGACAATAACCCCACTGCTTTTACCTATGGTGCTTTACCAGATAGCGCCCGTTTGGTGGTTAGCGCAGGGTTGTTCAAATATCTTGATGATGATGAAGCTGCTACTGTTTATGCCCATGAACTTGGTCATATCGTGCATTGGGATTTTGCAGTGATGACCGTTGCTTCGACATTGGTGCAGATTACTTATCTGCTCTATGTCACTATTCGCGAAATCGGAAAAAAAGTTAATGATGAACGTGCTGAAAATGCAGCGATGATCACAGCCTTTATTGCCTATGGGTTTTATATCGTCGGTACATATTTGCTGCTCTATCTATCGCGCACTAGAGAATACTTTGCTGATCATTTTGCGGCGGAACAAACGGGTAATCCTAATGCTTTATCCCGTGCTTTAGTCAAAATTGCTTACGGGATTGTCCAAGAGACTGAAACATCAAAAGAGCCAAGTCGATTGCTGCAAGGTACTCGCGCTCTCGGTATTTATGACGCAAAAGCAGCAGCTTCTACTGGTACTGCTTACCAAATTTCTTCTTCTCCCGAAAAAGTTGGTCGCCTATTCCTTTGGGATTTATTTAATCCTTGGGGCTGGTGGATGGAGTTAAACTCTACCCATCCCCTCACAGGTAAGCGAGTTCGCGCTCTCAGTAACTATGCTGAGCAGTTAGGGCTAGCGATGGAATTTGATATGGGTCGGGTGGTTGCTGAAGGTAAGCAACTCGACAAGAAGCGTCTCTATGGCACTTTCTATCAAGATGTCCTGCTCTATGGTGCAGAATTTATCGCTATTGTGTTCGGTTTAGCGATCGGTGCGGTTCTGGTTAAAAGCATCGGTGGAATCAGAGCATTTATTGCCATTCCACTTCTATTACTAGGTGCTGTGATGATCTTTAAGCGAGCGGTCATGTACCCCAGTTCTAAGAATGCTCCTGCGAATGATGTGATTACGCTCATGTCCGATGCCTATGCTAGTCCTCTGCGCGGTCAACCTGTGCAATTGGAAGGAACTCTGATCGGGCGTGGTGATGCTGGTTATGTGTTTGGTTCCGATCTGAAGTTGCAGGACAAAACTGGCATGATGTATTTGCTCTATGCTTCACGTTGGGGTCCTCTAGGGAATTTCTTCTTTGGCATGAAGCGCGTACAGGGCTTGATTGGAATGGAAACCACTGCAAAAGGTTGGTTCCGTCGTGGTATTGCCTCTTGGATGGATTTAGAACTTCTATCTACTACCAATGGCAACAAGGTTTCCAGCCATCCAGCTTTTTGGGGACTATTATGGTCAATCATCTTTTTGGTGATTGGTCTATTACTGTTTCTTACTAAGTAA
- a CDS encoding DUF7219 family protein, protein MSNLDKESFLNPISNFRGEFTPQNLAFDANLQEFTNRISIICALETGGKISPNEAYQQIKELWKKLDASRQHLLGDD, encoded by the coding sequence ATGTCTAACCTTGATAAAGAGAGCTTCTTGAACCCTATCTCTAATTTTAGAGGTGAGTTCACGCCGCAAAATTTAGCCTTTGATGCTAATCTGCAAGAGTTTACTAATCGTATTTCAATCATTTGTGCTTTAGAAACTGGTGGTAAGATTTCGCCTAATGAAGCTTATCAACAGATCAAAGAACTCTGGAAAAAATTAGATGCATCCAGACAACATCTTTTAGGCGACGACTAA
- a CDS encoding DEAD/DEAH box helicase: MPSSFLSLGISEARVAKLESIGFTEPTAIQEQAIPQLLAGADVLGQAQTGTGKTAAFALPILERLDLTNDSLQALILTPTRELAIQVGQALRSFNTKPGAKILTVYGGSDISRQMVQLERGVHVVVGTPGRVIDLMERGKLKLEHLAWFVLDEADEMLNMGFIQDVERILVTTPSTKQSTFFSATMPPAVKRLVKNFLKSPVTVKVETQDSTPTRIDQQIYLVPYHLTKEEALLPVLEYEAPTSAIIFVRTKDSASRLTEILQSSGHSVDEYHGNLSQSQRENLLRRFRNQQVRWVVATDIAARGLDIDGLTHVFNLDIPDDPERYVHRIGRTGRAGKKGIAITLISGKERYKLRQLEQQVGMPLPPQPLPNVAQIQERRIGRFTEQILEALSGERLASFLPLVSQLVEDYDPQAIAAAALQLAYTQLQSDKAEQAALQVLAKQPHSPSGGRDRDGGGYNSGRPIKRGQSGYRGDGGGGRSGGGGREGGYDSRRPTRSGDRDRSSAPVKY; encoded by the coding sequence ATGCCCTCATCTTTTCTTTCTCTCGGTATTTCTGAAGCACGAGTTGCTAAGCTCGAATCGATTGGCTTTACAGAGCCTACAGCTATTCAAGAACAAGCAATTCCTCAACTGCTCGCAGGAGCAGACGTACTTGGTCAAGCTCAAACTGGTACTGGTAAAACAGCAGCTTTCGCTCTGCCAATTTTAGAGCGCTTAGACTTGACCAACGACTCATTACAGGCGTTGATTTTAACTCCAACTCGTGAATTGGCTATTCAAGTTGGTCAAGCGCTACGTAGCTTTAACACCAAACCTGGTGCAAAGATTCTCACTGTATATGGTGGATCTGACATCAGTCGCCAAATGGTTCAATTGGAACGTGGTGTCCATGTAGTCGTTGGTACTCCTGGACGTGTCATTGATTTGATGGAACGTGGGAAGCTAAAACTAGAGCATCTTGCTTGGTTTGTTTTGGATGAAGCGGACGAAATGCTCAATATGGGCTTCATTCAAGATGTCGAAAGGATTTTGGTAACCACTCCTTCTACTAAACAAAGTACTTTCTTCTCGGCAACTATGCCTCCTGCGGTAAAGCGCTTAGTCAAGAATTTCTTGAAGTCTCCTGTAACTGTCAAGGTGGAGACTCAAGATTCTACTCCTACCCGTATTGATCAACAGATTTATCTTGTTCCTTATCATTTGACTAAGGAAGAGGCTCTGTTACCTGTATTGGAATACGAAGCTCCAACTTCAGCAATTATCTTTGTACGCACTAAGGATTCGGCAAGCCGTCTGACTGAGATTCTACAATCTTCTGGTCACAGTGTTGATGAATATCACGGCAACCTCTCTCAGTCTCAGCGCGAAAATCTACTGCGGCGCTTCCGTAACCAACAAGTACGTTGGGTTGTTGCAACTGACATTGCTGCCCGTGGTTTGGATATTGATGGTTTGACTCACGTATTTAACCTTGATATTCCTGATGATCCTGAGCGCTATGTTCACCGTATTGGGCGCACTGGTCGCGCTGGCAAAAAGGGAATCGCGATTACTCTGATTTCTGGAAAAGAGCGCTACAAGTTGCGTCAATTGGAACAGCAAGTGGGAATGCCTTTGCCTCCTCAGCCATTGCCTAATGTTGCTCAGATTCAAGAGCGTCGCATCGGTCGGTTCACTGAGCAAATTCTAGAGGCTCTGTCTGGCGAGCGTTTGGCTTCGTTCTTACCTTTGGTATCGCAATTGGTTGAGGACTATGATCCTCAAGCGATCGCTGCCGCAGCTTTACAACTTGCCTATACTCAACTGCAATCTGATAAGGCTGAACAAGCTGCATTGCAAGTTTTGGCTAAGCAACCTCACAGTCCTTCTGGTGGACGAGATCGCGATGGCGGTGGTTACAACAGTGGTAGACCAATCAAGCGTGGTCAAAGTGGTTATCGTGGAGATGGCGGCGGTGGTCGTTCAGGCGGCGGTGGTCGTGAGGGTGGATATGACTCTCGTCGTCCTACTCGTTCTGGCGATCGCGATCGTTCTTCAGCTCCAGTTAAATACTAG
- a CDS encoding MFS transporter, protein MEFSQIAWVIYFNGHIQIMQSLATFSNLDTNLRKNLTAIFLAGLFFWASMASQLPTIPLYIRTLTQSFDEIGMVMGSFAIGLIICRSYLGKLADRKGRRYTMRIGLIVAAVVPLCYAVSPSIQLLMFFRAIHGISIAAFASSYSALVADLAPIEKRGEVIGYMSLVNPLGLAFGPAIGGLMYEAWGYQLLFVSASLLAFSGLLLTTQIETEGKVSKRQELSTPEIKLGFWQTFLNPRVRVPSTVLLLVGLSFGTLSSFMPILMQQKQIGLNAGLFYMAAALSGFIIRFPVARLSDEWGRGIFISIGICFYGLSMAIIYFANHDYAFLLSGIAEGIGAGIVIPSVVAMLADRTVPQERGYVFGMAWIGFDVGIALAGPIMGKMIGLVGITNIFAIATGLCVLGLVIFSTQSNKTVTESFKFAIGKSSDRYAVKSIAIHV, encoded by the coding sequence TTGGAATTCTCACAAATAGCTTGGGTTATATATTTTAATGGTCATATTCAGATCATGCAGTCTTTAGCTACCTTTTCTAATCTTGATACAAACCTTCGCAAAAATCTGACTGCGATTTTTTTGGCTGGTCTATTTTTCTGGGCAAGCATGGCATCCCAATTGCCAACGATCCCTCTTTATATCCGCACCTTAACGCAGTCCTTTGATGAAATCGGAATGGTGATGGGTTCTTTTGCGATCGGTTTAATTATTTGTCGTTCTTATCTTGGTAAACTAGCGGATCGTAAGGGTAGACGGTACACGATGAGAATTGGACTGATTGTGGCGGCAGTCGTCCCTCTCTGCTATGCGGTATCACCATCTATCCAACTGTTAATGTTCTTTCGCGCAATACATGGCATTAGTATTGCAGCCTTTGCTTCGAGTTATAGTGCCTTAGTTGCCGATCTTGCACCAATCGAAAAGCGCGGCGAAGTAATTGGTTATATGAGTTTAGTCAATCCTTTGGGATTAGCCTTCGGTCCTGCGATCGGTGGTTTGATGTATGAGGCTTGGGGATATCAACTTTTATTTGTGTCTGCATCATTGCTTGCCTTTTCGGGATTATTGTTAACAACCCAAATCGAAACTGAAGGTAAAGTAAGCAAGCGGCAAGAATTGTCAACACCTGAGATAAAATTGGGCTTTTGGCAAACCTTCCTTAATCCTAGAGTTAGAGTTCCTTCTACAGTTTTATTACTAGTGGGACTTTCCTTTGGAACGCTTAGTTCTTTTATGCCAATTTTGATGCAGCAGAAACAGATTGGACTGAATGCAGGCTTATTTTATATGGCAGCAGCATTATCTGGATTTATTATTCGGTTCCCAGTGGCGAGACTAAGTGATGAATGGGGACGCGGTATTTTTATTTCCATTGGCATCTGCTTTTATGGTTTGTCTATGGCAATTATCTACTTTGCTAACCATGACTATGCATTCTTATTGTCAGGAATTGCGGAAGGTATTGGTGCAGGAATTGTGATTCCTTCTGTGGTTGCCATGCTCGCCGATCGCACAGTTCCACAAGAACGCGGCTATGTATTTGGAATGGCATGGATCGGTTTTGATGTGGGAATTGCTTTGGCGGGACCAATCATGGGTAAGATGATTGGCTTAGTAGGGATTACTAATATTTTTGCGATCGCCACGGGGCTTTGTGTTTTAGGGCTAGTTATTTTTAGTACACAATCTAACAAAACTGTAACTGAGTCCTTTAAATTTGCGATCGGTAAATCAAGCGATCGCTATGCGGTCAAATCCATAGCCATTCATGTTTAA
- the rpsT gene encoding 30S ribosomal protein S20 — protein MANIKSAKKRIQIAERNRLHNKSYKSAVKTLMKSYLEAVDAYKANPTPEALEAVNAKQSLAYSKIDRAVKRGVLHGNTGARRKTKLAVALKKVTATN, from the coding sequence GTGGCAAACATCAAGTCCGCAAAAAAGCGCATTCAGATCGCTGAGCGTAACCGTCTGCATAATAAATCATATAAGTCAGCCGTCAAGACTTTAATGAAAAGCTATTTAGAAGCAGTTGATGCCTACAAGGCAAATCCAACTCCTGAAGCCCTAGAAGCAGTTAATGCTAAACAGTCTTTGGCTTATAGCAAGATAGATCGTGCTGTCAAGCGTGGAGTTCTCCATGGCAACACAGGTGCGCGTCGCAAAACAAAGCTCGCTGTCGCCCTCAAAAAAGTTACTGCTACAAACTAA